One Saimiri boliviensis isolate mSaiBol1 chromosome 17, mSaiBol1.pri, whole genome shotgun sequence genomic window carries:
- the GUCY2D gene encoding retinal guanylyl cyclase 1 has protein sequence MTACARRAGGLPDPELCGPARWAPALSRLPRALPRLPLLLLLLLLQPSALSAVFTVGVLGPWACDPIFSRARPDLAARLAAARLNRDPSLAGGPRFEVALLPEPCRTPGSLGAVSSALARVSGLVGPVNPAACRPAELLAEEAGIALVPWGCPGTQAAGTTAPAVTPAADALYALLRAFGWARVALVTAPQDLWVEAGLSLSTALRARGLPVVSVTSIEPLDLSGAREALRKVRNGPRVTAVIMVMHSVLLGGEEQRYLLEAAEELGLTDGSLVFLPFDTIHYALSPGREALAALANSSQLRRAHDAVLTLTRHCPSEGSVLDSLHKAQQRRELPSDLNLQQVSPLFGTIYDAVVLLARGVADARAAAGGRWVSGAAVARHVWDAQAPGFCGDLGGDEEPSFVLLDTDAAGDQLFATYMLNPARGSLLSAGTPMHFPRGGPAPGPDPSCWFDPNNICDGGLEPGLVFLGFLLVVGMGLAGALLAHYVRHQLLHIQMVSGPNKIILTVDDITFLHPHGGASRKVAQGSRSSLAARSTSDIRSGPSQPSDSPNIGVYEGDRVWLKKFPGEQHVAIRPATKTAFSKLQELRHENVALYLGLFLARGAEGPAALWEGNLAVVSEHCTRGSLQDLLTQREIKLDWMFKSSLLLDLIKGIRYLHHRGVAHGRLKSRNCIVDGRFVLKITDHGHGRLLEAQKVLPEPPKAEDLLWTAPELLRDPALERKGTLAGDVFSLGIIMQEVVCRSAPYAMLELTPEEVVQRVRSPPPLCRPLVSMDQAPVECIHLMKQCWAEQPELRPSMDLTFDLFKNINKGRKTNIIDSMLRMLEQYSSNLEDLIRERTEELELEKQKTDRLLTQMLPPSVAEALKTGTPVEPEYFEQVTLYFSDIVGFTTISAMSEPIEVVDLLNDLYTLFDAIIGSHDVYKVETIGDAYMVASGLPQRNGQRHAAEIANMSLDILSAVGTFRMRHMPEVPVRIRIGLHSGPCVAGVVGLTMPRYCLFGDTVNTASRMESTGLPYRIHVNLSTVGILRALDSGYQVELRGRTELKGKGAEDTFWLVGRRGFNKPIPKPPDLQPGASNHGISLQEIPPERRRKLEKARPGQFS, from the exons ATGACCGCCTGCGCCCGCCGAGCGGGTGGGCTTCCGGACCCCGAGCTCTGCGGCCCCGCGCGGTGGGCTCCCGCCCTGTCCCGCCTCCCCCGGGCGCTGCCCAGGCTCCCGCTCCTGCTGCTTCTGCTCCTCCTGCAGCCCTCCGCCCTCTCCGCTGTGTTCACGGTCGGGGTCCTGGGCCCCTGGGCTTGCGACCCCATCTTCTCCAGGGCCCGCCCGGACCTGGCCGCCCGCCTGGCCGCCGCCCGCCTGAACCGCGACCCCAGTCTGGCCGGCGGCCCCCGCTTCGAGGTCGCGCTGCTGCCCGAGCCGTGCCGGACGCCGGGCTCGCTAGGGGCCGTGTCCTCCGCGCTGGCCCGCGTGTCGGGCCTCGTGGGTCCAGTGAACCCTGCAGCCTGCAGGCCAGCCGAGCTGCTCGCCGAGGAAGCGGGAATCGCGCTGGTGCCCTGGGGCTGCCCTGGGACGCAGGCGGCGGGTACCACGGCCCCTGCAGTGACCCCGGCCGCGGACGCCCTCTACGCCCTGCTTCGCGCATTCGGCTGGGCGCGCGTGGCCCTGGTCACCGCCCCCCAGGACCTGTGGGTGGAGGCGGGACTCTCATTGTCCACGGCACTCAGGGCCCGGGGCCTGCCCGTCGTCTCCGTGACCTCCATAGAGCCCTTGGACCTGTCTGGAGCCCGGGAGGCCCTGAGGAAGGTTCGGAACGGGCCCAGGGTCACAG CAGTGATCATGGTGATGCACTCGGTGCTGCTCGGCGGCGAGGAGCAGCGCTACCTCCTGGAGGCCGCAGAGGAGCTGGGCCTGACCGACGGCTCCCTGGTCTTCCTGCCCTTCGACACGATCCACTACGCCTTGTCCCCAGGTCGGGAGGCCTTAGCCGCACTCGCCAACAGCTCCCAGCTTCGCAGGGCCCATGACGCCGTGCTCACCCTCACGCGCCACTGTCCTTCTGAAGGCAGCGTGCTGGACAGCCTGCACAAGGCCCAGCAGCGCCGCGAGCTGCCCTCTGACCTCAATCTGCAGCAG GTCTCCCCACTCTTTGGCACCATCTACGATGCGGTCGTCTTGCTGGCAAGGGGCGTGGCAGACGCGCGGGCGGCCGCGGGGGGCAGATGGGTGTCCGGAGCAGCTGTGGCCCGCCATGTCTGGGATGCGCAGGCCCCTGGCTTCTGCGGGGACCTAGGAGGAGACGAGGAACCCTCGTTCGTGCTGCTAGACACGGACGCAGCAGGGGACCAGCTTTTTGCCACATACATGCTGAATCCTGCCCGGGGCTCCCTCCTCTCTGCGGGGACACCGATGCATTTCCCGCGTGGGGGACCAGCACCCGGGCCTGACCCTTCATGCTGGTTCGATCCAAACAACATCTGCGATGGAG GACTGGAGCCGGGCCTCGTCTTTCTTGGCTTCCTCCTGGTGGTTGGGATGGGGCTGGCTGGTGCCTTGCTGGCCCATTATGTGAG GCACCAGCTACTTCACATTCAGATGGTCTCCGGCCCCAACAAGATCATCCTGACTGTGGACGACATCACCTTTCTCCACCCACATGGGGGTGCCTCTCGAAAG GTGGCCCAGGGGAGTCGATCAAGTCTGGCTGCCCGCAGCACATCAGACATTCGCAGTGGCCCCAGCCAACCCTCAGACAGCCCCAACATTGGTGTCTATGAG GGAGACAGGGTTTGGCTGAAGAAATTCCCAGGGGAGCAGCATGTAGCTATCCGACCGGCAACTAAGACAGCCTTCTCCAAG CTCCAGGAGCTCCGGCACGAGAACGTGGCCCTCTACCTGGGGCTCTTCCTGGCTCGGGGAGCGGAAGGCCCTGCCGCCCTCTGGGAGGGCAACCTGGCTGTGGTCTCAGAACACTGCACGCGGGGCTCCCTCCAGGACCTCCTCACTCAGAGAGAGATAAAGTTGGACTGGATGTTCAAGTCCTCCCTCCTGCTGGACCTTATCAAg GGAATAAGGTATCTGCACCATCGAGGTGTAGCTCATGGGCGGCTGAAGTCACGGAACTGTATAGTGGACGGCAGATTCGTCCTCAAGATCACTGACCATGGCCACGGGAGACTGCTGGAAGCGCAGAAGGTGCTACCAGAGCCTCCCAAAGCAGAGG ACTTGCTGTGGACAGCCCCCGAGCTGCTTAGAGACCCGGCCCTGGAGCGCAAGGGGACGCTGGCCGGCGACGTCTTTAGCCTGGGCATCATCATGCAGGAAGTGGTATGCCGAAGTGCCCCTTACGCCATGTTGGAGCTGACTCCCGAGG AAGTGGTGCAGAGGGTACGGAGCCCCCCTCCTCTGTGTCGGCCCTTGGTGTCCATGGACCAGGCACCCGTCGAGTGCATTCACCTGATGAAGCAGTGCTGGGCGGAGCAGCCGGAACTTCGGCCTTCCATGGACCTCACCTTCGACCTG TTCAAGAACATCAACAAGGGCCGGAAGACAAACATCATTGACTCCATGCTTCGGATGCTGGAGCAGTACTCCAGTAACCTGGAGGACTTGATCCGGGAGCGAACAGAGGAGCTGGAGCTGGAAAAGCAGAAGACAGACCGGCTGCTGACACAGATGTTGCCTCC GTCTGTGGCTGAGGCCTTGAAGACAGGGACACCAGTGGAGCCTGAGTACTTTGAGCAAGTGACACTGTACTTCAGTGACATTGTGGGTTTCACCACCATCTCTGCCATGAGTGAGCCCATTGAGGTGGTGGACCTGCTCAACGACCTCTACACGCTGTTCGATGCCATCATTGGTTCCCACGATGTCTACAAG GTGGAGACCATAGGGGACGCCTATATGGTGGCCTCGGGGCTGCCTCAGCGGAATGGGCAGCGGCACGCGGCAGAGATCGCCAACATGTCGCTGGACATCCTCAGCGCCGTGGGCACCTTCCGCATGCGCCATATGCCTGAGGTGCCCGTGCGCATCCGCATTGGCCTGCACTCGG GTCCATGCGTGGCGGGCGTGGTGGGCCTCACCATGCCGCGGTACTGCCTGTTTGGGGACACGGTCAACACCGCCTCGCGCATGGAGTCCACCGGGCTGC CTTACCGCATCCACGTGAACTTGAGCACTGTGGGGATTCTCCGAGCTCTGGACTCGGGCTACCAGGTGGAGCTGCGAGGCCGCACGGAGCTGAAG GGCAAGGGCGCCGAGGACACTTTCTGGCTAGTAGGCAGACGCGGCTTCAACAAGCCCATCCCCAAACCGCCTGACCTGCAACCGGG GGCCAGCAACCACGGCATCAGCCTGCAGGAGATCCCACCCGAGCGGCGACGGAAGCTGGAGAAGGCGCGGCCTGGCCAGTTCTCTTGA